A stretch of Canis lupus familiaris isolate Mischka breed German Shepherd chromosome 11, alternate assembly UU_Cfam_GSD_1.0, whole genome shotgun sequence DNA encodes these proteins:
- the OR1AD1 gene encoding olfactory receptor family 1 subfamily AD member 1, translated as MDRDNQTTVTEFLLLGLSGQSEQEDILFGLFLGMYLVTIIGNFLIVLAISSDSHLHTPMYFFLANLSCVDICFSSVTTPKMLVNHILGSESISYMECMIQIYFFITFTNMDGFFLSVMAYDRYVAVCCPLHYTMIMKPKLCMLLVVASWVITNLHALLHTLLMAQLAYCFNNTVHHFFCDPYAILKLSCSSTFINDLMVFTVGGLVFLTPFTCIIISYAYILSNVLKLPSAHGIRKAFSTCGSHLTVVSLFYGAILGVYMRPSSSYSVQDTVATVIFTVVTPLVNPFIYSLRNHDMQRALRKLISVSRIRKF; from the coding sequence GTCAGAGCAAGAAGACATTCTCTTTGGGCTATTCTTGGGGATGTACCTGGTCACCATCATCGGGAACTTTCTCATTGTCTTGGCCATCAGCAGTGACAGTCAtctccacacccccatgtacttcttcttGGCTAACCTCTCCTGTGTCGACATCTGCTTTTCATCGGTCACAACCCCCAAGATGCTGGTGAATCACATCCTGGGAAGCGAGTCTATCTCGTACATGGAATGCATGATCCAGATCTACTTCTTCATCACTTTCACCAACATGGATGGGTTCTTCTTGAGTGTGATGGCCTATGATCGTTATGTAGCCGTCTGTTGCCCGCTCCACTACACCATGATCATGAAGCCCAAACTCTGTATGCTTCTGGTGGTGGCATCTTGGGTCATTACAAACCTGCATGCTCTCCTCCACACCCTTCTTATGGCCCAACTCGCATATTGTTTCAACAATACTGTGCATCACTTTTTCTGTGACCCCTATGCAATTCTAAAGCTGTCCTGTTCTAGTACCTTTATCAATGACCTGATGGTATTCACTGTGGGTGGACTGGTATTTCTGACACCGTTCACATGTATCATCATTTCATATGCTTATATCCTCTCCAATGTACTGAAGTTGCCATCTGCCCATGGAATAAGGAAAGCATTCTCCACATGTGGGTCTCACCTCACTGTGGTCTCCCTATTCTATGGGGCAATTTTGGGGGTGTATATGCGCCCTTCATCCTCCTACTCAGTCCAAGACACAGTGGCCACTGTCATCTTCACAGTGGTGACTCCCTTGGTCAATCCCTTCATCTACAGCCTGAGAAATCATGACATGCAGAGAGCTTTGAGGAAACTAATCTCAGTTTctagaattagaaaattttag